Below is a window of Plutella xylostella chromosome 15, ilPluXylo3.1, whole genome shotgun sequence DNA.
GATGAAAACTCCATGAGCACTAATTATATCGGGTTAGTGCAGGAATGATACCATTTATTTCTACCTTGCCagcagtggcggattaagagcatcggaggccctaagcacaaagcctgtgtaggcccctaatttagaacaatttgttccttgacaaagagtgacaaaacagttcaatagctaaaacgtcctataacttttctttaaaaaaaggaggtaaaacatttttaaaaaaattgcttggCTTAAAGGCCTACGACACGCTCAAGTATCACCACCGTTACAACTGCGCAGGTACGCCGTGCTATCACACGGCACAGATAAGTACGCGCAAGCctcatttttgtcaaaatcgtcGGCGTGGAAACTGGAAACAATGTTTCCCAATGAGGAACTATTTCTTCTACTTACTggtataatttcaatatttgCAAACAACTAGAATTTTTTCACTAGAAAAGTCTTAGTATTCCATGTACAGTACAAGTcggcctgcgcaggcaaaactgaTCATGATCATGATGGTGATACAAACTTAGGCCCTTTACCAACCACACGCACGGTATTCCGTGTTTAAGCCGGTCtgcccccctactcttgaaaggcaatttATTGCGGCTGTCTTGCGTactcaacattaaaaaaatcataacttctcttcaaaatcaatttacaaaaagtaaaaatacgtAAATTTTCATCAAGATAAGGCCTTTTTTTTAGAACTTAGCAGTAAGAACCAAATACCTAGTTagaactaaaatttattttcgaTTTTGGCTAAAAAAAAGCAATTTTTGGCCTTTTTGCAAGttaacttctaaattgtaggcattatattattatttctaggTTCTCCAAATAGGCATTACCTAGCTGCGTTTAGGAGgataatgtacctatagcaAAATGCACCGCGCGTAGATCTGATCGTTAattagtatttttactttttggagAAACGCCTCTGatgagaagttatgattttttaaatgttgggATCGCAAGACATACGCAATACAAGAGCCTTTCAAGAGTGGCACCactgcgcaggcaaaactgtggtgatactcttacgcgtgtggtaggccctttaccaaccacacgcacggtattccgtgtttaagccggccggcgcaggcaaaactgtggtgatacttacgcgtgtggtaggccctttaaTCAGAGCAAACTCATTACATCGGACATATTGtggatgaataaaatgtaggtataaaatgaaacagcagcagaggatgggggcccctggaggcccggggccccaagcacgtgcttgtcgtgcttataggttaatccgccactgctTGCCAGTGAGATGAAACGAGGCATAAGGGAATAAGAAGGTTTTCTGTTTCTGCAAATAAGCCTCTATCTTTCTTCGGTCTAGTTCCCACTAATACTGTGGTCTAGCCCGCCAGAACCTTCCATCATATTCTGATGGTGCGATCTTTTAATcagtttttataattaattgatttGGTAGCATAGGATGATAATCTTCTCGTCTGTGTATGACCGACTCTGACCTTCCATCGGGATTCAACACAAATGCTCTCTTAGACCCTTAGGCACTCCGATAACCCCTCTTAACCCCTCAGCTACGTGTACTGGGGCGAGTACCCGCTGAGCTTCGCGGCGTGCCTGGGGCAGGAGGAGTGCTACCGGCTGATCCTGGCGCGCGGCGCCGACCCGGACAAGCAGGACACTAACGGGAACACtgtgctgcacatgctggtgaTCTATGAGAAGACGGTACGTGGGTTAAGTGACGCCAGGATGTATCACTGTCATCAGTTCACTAACATCACTACATTgtattataaagttataataattaatgaatCAACCACTTTAATCGAAGAGATAATTTTCTACTATCGATGTATTTTCCGGacaggtttttttatgttgcttgtaattttattttcgtgtttttttatttttgttttggaaCATTCACATACTTACTATATTACACACACACTACACAGTGCACGCACACGTGCACTGGTgttaagaaaatgtttttttttttcactaatGTCTACTTTTAATCAATCATCTATTTAAGTTATAAATGGATCATAAACTCATAAATTACGTTTAGACAAGAAAGgcaattttattgaaataaattgatAAAGTTTACTCGCCTTATTATTTAGATAGTCCATTAGGTTACGCAAGATGATTTGTGAATTGAAAAAATAAGCAAAGCTTAGCGGTCTTTGTGGATTGCAAATCGTTGGTATGCTTTGTAATATAATATGCATCGGAGAAAAAAACATGCTCATTTGTTGTCCAGCCTATTGCTAATTAACTGAGTAAAACATCTGAACGGTGACATCATCACATTACATTGACCTTTTTCTATTTAGTTAAGATGAAGCctcaaatttatttcaaaacttCGTGTAAATTTTTACTATTGAATTTGAACCCAATATCACCTTGAAGATATTTGAATAGAGCGATAAACGGAGTCAATGGGTTTCAAACAGATTTCGTTACTGGCTCCGAAAAAGCAATGTTTGTCGATCGATAGATAAAGCGAGACGTTTACTTCATCTTATACTTCCATTCTGTTAAATTCTGTAACCACTGATATAGGTAGCTCTCAGCGAGTACAATTTAGAAGCACGATATTTCAGGTTTAAAACTGCGAAACTATAGATATTATGCTGAGGAGTAGAGTTTAAAATAGACagaattgacaacatttcaaaattttatacagttgaaattcgaaaaccatttagagatatggctctaatattcacaaaaaaaaatgtttccgatttttcttttgatttatttcagagaaaaacataaaaatctaaattatcattcgtgacaccacgatgtggcataataattaaaggggcttttacttctaaaacataaacaacaaaaaaacatgttatgtcactttgacaatgacaatgacaaacatcactcaaatgtctgtcacttttatgtgtccttgtcaatgacggaagtacgtgattggtccttgccacaaaataaagttgaagttgaagctgattggtccttgttcatgtcaagttaatgtcatccaacttttttttttaggttaggcaggcaacgaaaatatttttatcccaagcctcgacgtgacgtcactcatactaaaaatattttgaactttgaaatcaaaaaaatatattaaaacatagaaatattaagaaataaaaaaatacgggtcatctaaatttgtgatatctcgtcgaaaataaaataaaatcggtgagcattttatttgaaatgttgtcaattactcgttataataatatattgtaactATATTATgcgttttatttaaagtattGTTCTCTTTTCAATACAGACAACCTTTGACATGGCATATGAAGTGGGCGCCTCCTTGTACATCCGCAATGCTCTCAACCTGACTCCCCTGACACTGGCCGCTAAACTGGCGAGGACTGAACTCTTCTTCCACATTTTGAATATCGAACGGGAAATTTACTGGCAGATTGGAGCCACTACCTGTGCCGCCTACCCATTGGGGCAGGTTGATACTATTGATACGGAGACAGGGTTGATTAGCAAGGATTCTGCTCTGAACTTGGTCGTTTTTGGGGTAAGAAACCGCATAACACAGAATGGAACAGTTAGGTGCATATCAGtatattacattttaattttacaatcaTAACAAATTACTCCCACCACAGGAAAAAGACGAGCATCTAGAGCTACTAGAAGGAATGCTGATCGACCtcctaaaaacaaaatggaacACGTTTGTAAAGTTCCGATTCTACCGTCAATTCATTCTGTTCTCGTGCTACTTCCTGGTGTCTCTGGTGTGCTTTACGCTGCGCCCGGGGCCTCCCCCAGAGAGGGCCGTCAACGGCACCGCCCTCAACTCCACACTCACGGCCAATGACACGGAGCTGGTGACAGAATCACGTAATCGGAGCAGTTTCTATAATAGATTTCTAAGTCTTTTTTGTACGTCTGTCTGGGTCAGAATTGTGAGCGCTTTGTTGCGGGTGTTATTGCTTGATGATTCTTGGCTATTTTCTAAGTTTAGGTGTGTTGTTTGTTGCAGAATATTTTAAGcttatttataaaagctaAGCTTTAAGATAATAACTTACTTAAAATAAGATCGAGCTTTCTTGaaataaagtttgttttcaGAAAACTGTACGCTTACAATAAACGGAATCCAGTTCGATCCTGGATCAGTTGAAATCTTAGGAGAAGGTAAAATAGAAGGACCGAAATGCGGCCGATTCAAAAGCCATCCCAGTAATAAAGACAAAATTATACGTGAGTACTTATTGAATACAATTGAAATATTCagatataaaactaaattgatctTTATATCGATAGCCTTAAACTTATAAGACTAAACGACTCTTCAATAACTTTACCTTTGGCTAGACCTATTCAGATCCGTGCTTTTGTATAAGACATGCTATTGTGCTAACTTTTGAAAGTACATAGTAATATTTGCTTTTAGCGACGGAACAATCAGACAATGATATGGAAGACTGGTGGGAGGACCTTCAAGAAGAATGCAGACTCATGAACTTTGACTCGCCACAAGCAAAGGTATCACGATTAATGTTTTAAAAGGTATTCAACTATTCAACAAATTACATAGTCAAATTCAAAATGAGATACTaagtttagtaggtattaatgaataagttaatatattttattgtggaTGCAAGtactatacctatataatcgATTAGTATATCATATTATTTGTTCTAGGTCCGAATCTTCGCTGAGCTAGTTTTATTTCTGGGCGCGCTGGCCTACATCGGCGCGGCATTGCGTGAAGCCAGATTCTTGGGCTTGAAGATGTTTATTGAGAACCTCAGCACTGTGCCGTCGAGGTAAACAATTACACACTCACGCCGAGTGCCATAAAGATGAGCACCTCAAATACTCTCTTGTTACTTAAGTGGTAAATTAGAATGTGTTTCAATGTCATTATAGCCACTACATTGCACAAGTGAGCTTTGCGAAGCTTTATAACTTTATAAGGCATACTAATGATACGTACTGTCGGAAGCAATAACATATGCCTATTGATTGATCAATCCGTATCTTGCTCAACACCAATCGGCAGACGTCTTTTATCTCGCAAGACAATTTAATTCTCAAAAAGCTCTTTATTGCATTTTGGAacgataaattattatacaaagCCTCTGCCACAtagaaaaatgaaaaaaaagtaaagTTTATGGACTtatggataataataattacatgcatacataattacacataggtacataattattctcACCACTGTAATCCCTGAAGGGGTAGTCATGGGTGCTATTCACTGTGCATTTGTACTgatgtactcacgtgataggtcgctgGCCGTATCGctgtttttgaatgagtatgcttaataaatataaaaaattgtagAAAACCTGTAGGACATGTTTGtccgttaaagttattagttATGTTATTGATAACCTACGAGTAGCTTCCCACTTGGCTAATATTTTTAACGAATGCGTAAACATACAAACTAATAACAATGCAAAGCACTGAAAATTCCAGATGAGTAATTCAATAGTTTATCTTACAATATGAGAATAATCACATCACATAATATGGTAATTTGGTAATACAGGGTGATGTTTCTGTTCTCGTGCCTGCTGATGACGGCGCTGCCGACGCTGCGGCTGTGGTGCGCCGAGGAGGCGGAGGACCACCTCGCCGTCATCATCATGCTGACTACCGCACCCTACTTCCTGTTCTTCTGCAGGTGACATTCTGCCTTTTTTGTAGCCTTATTTCTAAGGATGGAGGATCATGTGGTCGTCATCATAATGCTCTTATTCCTGTTCTTCTGTAGGTGACagcatattattttcttggTATCTGATGTCAGTTAATAAGTTAAAGCTATAAATGCTAGAAATACCTGATCAGTTATTTCGAAAGTTAACAAAGACATTTTATAAGAAGCCAAAAAAGTTGTTGAGATTGACCTCTTGAGTCAGCTCCTTTCGGcgtagtataccacttttagAAAACAAACGCTAATAGaaatgtttataattaaacttaagtatttctttTCAGAGGTTTCAAAACGGTTGGTCCCTTCGTGGTGATGATCTACCGCATGGTGATGGGAGATCTCTTGCGATTCGTTTGCATCTATCTCGTCTTTGTCATGGGATTTTCTCAGGGTATGCTCATGCTCAAACTCACTGCATATTCACGGTGAGACTTTCGTAGGTGCACATCTAAAAGTAGGTCACAGTCACATAGCTCTAACAAAGTTGatcagaatgaagagctctgtgGCCTACTTTAggatgtacaattgtacatctATGAAGgactcaccctgtattataCGTATGACTTCACTATCTCTATATGAAATCGTAATAAACTTTTCGTGCTAACTCTCAACATATCTCCAACCCCCAGCATACTACGTGATCTTCCTGTCGTTCGACAACCCGAACACCCCGGAGGGCGTGGACGACTCCATCTCCAACCCGATGCCGTCGCCCATGGAGAGCATCATGGCCATGTTCCTCATGTCCCTGACTTCGTTCAGCGACTATTATACGGCTTTCGACCGCACCGACCATGAGATTGAAGCCAAGGTAAGGGGTGTTTAGTGATTATTAAGAAGACCATGGATTGTGTTGTGGTAATGATGTGATGCTTCTTGGAATGACGCCCAGCTGTAGAAGATTGGCTtgtggctgatgatgattatagaTTATCTTTACTCTATATATGCTGCTCGCGATCTCATCAAGTCTTGAAATTCTTTCAAAGCTGCCTATATCTAGTAGTGAAACTACCTAAATTTCAACCTACGGATGGCTAAATTTCCCTGATTTAACCATAATATTTAACGTTAGTTAAAACTTTTGATCGCTTTCGTTGTTGACAAAACTTGAGTCAAAAAACCCAAATCCTCCAACAGCTTCTCTTCGTAATCTACATGATCATCGTCGCAGTTCTCCTAGTCAATATGTTGATCGCCATGATGGGCAACACCTACCAGAAGATAGCGGAGACCCGCAACGAGTGGCAGCGGCAGTGGGCGCGCATAGTGCTGGTGGTGGAACGCGGGGTGCCGCCGGCCCAGAGACTCAAACAGCTGCTCGCCTACAGCCAATCCATGGCCAATGGGAAGAGGGCACTAGTGCTGAGGATCAATCAGAAGGTAAGGAAATGACCAATGGGACAAGAGCTCTTGTGTTAAGGATCAATGAGAACGTAACGATGTAGAAAAAGATCGCGGAGACACGCAACGAGAAGGAGTGGCAGTGGGCGCGCATAGTGATTTTTAGGTTTATACGGTAGAGGAGAGAAGTAAGTGCCTACTGTTAGTTGAAATTACTCTCACACGCACCAAATATCTTCCTACGATTTCTACAATCTATGAAGAATATTTCTAATCATAAGGTTTTTTAAATCCTTTTTGGTGTGCAATATGGATTCAGTAGCAGTTACGAAATAAAATGGTGCAATAATGCGTTCTATATTTGTTGGTATTGTACCTGCCTACCGATGTGTATTTAATGAGAtgattaaataggtacagaGACCAATGacattcaataaattatttaggcATAGATGTAATTGAAGAGAAAGGAAGATAATAAAGAAAATGACACACTAATCACTAATGTATAATACCAGACTTATTTTGAAGTAACATTTACATGAtgatgcaataaaaaatatgtagtacAATTTTAATGATGTTGACATAAGGCTTTTAAAAGCCATTTCAGACGCCTTTTGAATTGCTAACAAGTCTGTTATCTATATTAAGACTAATTGCAAATACTTAAAAGTATCATTTAAAATCTAATAAATCACAGTGCAGacacaatatttaaatctagacTTCATAAAGTACCTAGCAGTaacttatgtatattattgtatattcGTGATATTGGCATAAAGAAAGAACAGGTTTACgtctaaatataaattttatgtctTTTCTTGTTCCTTGAGATGAGCAGAAGGGTTACTCCTGTGACAAAAATTCACAAATTTAGTTCTAAACTCGTTAATTCTTCGAGACCATCGGTTGACGCGGTATCTCAAAATTCTGCCGTACTTAGACTCTTAATCATTCATTATGTTTGTAATTGGTGGatattttgaaatgaaatagaAAAGCCGGACCCACAAAGCTTCACTGCAGATGCAACCTTTGTGACCCCCTTTTGGATGACTATACCTTTCTTGAAAACCCTACACACCATACacttacaaacaaacaaaagcatATCACTAAAACAGATCGAAACTTCCAGAGCGAGGAGAAAGAAGAGATGAAAGAGATAATGGAGATGAAGAGAACCCACGAGAAGATCGTGGCCAAGCGGAGGCAGCGGGAGGAGCAGCTGCGCGGGGGGGgccgcgcgcccccgcccccagCCAGGGACTACCCGCTGAAGAAGGCCAACCCCATATTGAAGTGATGGGCTAATTCTGTAGCGTCTTAAATGCATTCGGGCTGGTCCTCAATTCCCAGACACGCCTATTTAAAGCAGCGGtcagtttaaaataaatgcaatAATAACAGTGACAATTTTGCTATTTTGCCACCGTATATTCGATTGAGAAATGAGGATCAGCCAGACCGATACAAGTCTATGGGGTTTATCTACCAGCAAGGAATGATATGGCGTTATGTTATGACATTGGCCATCCCTAATAATTCTTAAACTACCTCTATAGAGGATGTGATTGGCACGAGCAGTGTagaaaataaagaattataacTCAAGAAACACTAACTCATTAGAAAAGAACAATCAactgaaagttttttttgaaaaaactgCTTACTTTACCATTTGCAAATGTAAAacaatttaagtacttatttatagtttcaaataaatatttgaaaatacaTACGATACAgatcaatagaaaaaaaataaaacgtagGGTAAAACTGCCAGTTATTGGCCAACTAAGCGGATTGGCCACTTCAAAGCTGAATTATTTCATACAGATTAAACCAAAATTGACAGATGGTGTATGAATGTAATCTAGAAAAGCTACTTTTGCCtcgcagtaaatcaataatttatttagaaaactataaccgataaaaaaatatatgttattgcaaaCCTGTGTAAAATTGCAGTTATTGGCCAAAAAAATCACTTATCGGCCATCCATAGGCTGGTTATTGGCCACAGGAaataattgtataaaaaagctttaaacctctaaaaaatagaaattaatGTTGTCtcctttaataaaaactttattaaaatcagT
It encodes the following:
- the LOC105392827 gene encoding transient receptor potential cation channel subfamily V member 5 isoform X1; amino-acid sequence: MGNTESNVTSGVKKQAGTSLQKLYKLIDLKGGGLLVDMMKRAVQNKQYAEIDHAIKTKVEPFLYNKGKGKYIPISHLVLLRNKERPRHKLLPPLRGFENPDEEFDVDKDWPEVSQEEYDANPSAYRELCWDLKERGAVGETILHLCLLNATSLLADLAKRLLRFYPKLINEIYMSDEYYGESVLHMAIVNEDPTMVKFLLDAGADFHERCCGNFMCPEDQKASRTDSVLHEWVNVQKDTNYIGYVYWGEYPLSFAACLGQEECYRLILARGADPDKQDTNGNTVLHMLVIYEKTTTFDMAYEVGASLYIRNALNLTPLTLAAKLARTELFFHILNIEREIYWQIGATTCAAYPLGQVDTIDTETGLISKDSALNLVVFGEKDEHLELLEGMLIDLLKTKWNTFVKFRFYRQFILFSCYFLVSLVCFTLRPGPPPERAVNGTALNSTLTANDTELVTESQNCTLTINGIQFDPGSVEILGEGKIEGPKCGRFKSHPSNKDKIIPTEQSDNDMEDWWEDLQEECRLMNFDSPQAKVRIFAELVLFLGALAYIGAALREARFLGLKMFIENLSTVPSRVMFLFSCLLMTALPTLRLWCAEEAEDHLAVIIMLTTAPYFLFFCRGFKTVGPFVVMIYRMVMGDLLRFVCIYLVFVMGFSQAYYVIFLSFDNPNTPEGVDDSISNPMPSPMESIMAMFLMSLTSFSDYYTAFDRTDHEIEAKLLFVIYMIIVAVLLVNMLIAMMGNTYQKIAETRNEWQRQWARIVLVVERGVPPAQRLKQLLAYSQSMANGKRALVLRINQKSEEKEEMKEIMEMKRTHEKIVAKRRQREEQLRGGGRAPPPPARDYPLKKANPILK
- the LOC105392827 gene encoding transient receptor potential cation channel subfamily V member 5 isoform X3, yielding MGNTESNVTSGVKKQAGTSLQKLYKLIDLKGGGLLVDMMKRAVQNKQYAEIDHAIKTKVEPFLYNKGKGKYIPISHLVLLRNKERPRHKLLPPLRGFENPDEEFDVDKDWPEVSQEEYDANPSAYRELCWDLKERGAVGETILHLCLLNATSLLADLAKRLLRFYPKLINEIYMSDEYYGESVLHMAIVNEDPTMVKFLLDAGADFHERCCGNFMCPEDQKASRTDSVLHEWVNVQKDTNYIGYVYWGEYPLSFAACLGQEECYRLILARGADPDKQDTNGNTVLHMLVIYEKTTTFDMAYEVGASLYIRNALNLTPLTLAAKLARTELFFHILNIEREIYWQIGATTCAAYPLGQVDTIDTETGLISKDSALNLVVFGEKDEHLELLEGMLIDLLKTKWNTFVKFRFYRQFILFSCYFLVSLVCFTLRPGPPPERAVNGTALNSTLTANDTELVTESRNRSSFYNRFLKNCTLTINGIQFDPGSVEILGEGKIEGPKCGRFKSHPSNKDKIIPTEQSDNDMEDWWEDLQEECRLMNFDSPQAKVRIFAELVLFLGALAYIGAALREARFLGLKMFIENLSTVPSRVMFLFSCLLMTALPTLRLWCAEEAEDHLAVIIMLTTAPYFLFFCRGFKTVGPFVVMIYRMVMGDLLRFVCIYLVFVMGFSQAYYVIFLSFDNPNTPEGVDDSISNPMPSPMESIMAMFLMSLTSFSDYYTAFDRTDHEIEAKLLFVIYMIIVAVLLVNMLIAMMGNTYQKIAETRNEWQRQWARIVLVVERGVPPAQRLKQLLAYSQSMANGKRALVLRINQKSEEKEEMKEIMEMKRTHEKIVAKRRQREEQLRGGGRAPPPPARDYPLKKANPILK